In Fusarium oxysporum f. sp. lycopersici 4287 chromosome 6, whole genome shotgun sequence, a single window of DNA contains:
- a CDS encoding hypothetical protein (At least one base has a quality score < 10), with protein MGAERKIKIIPLITMMYPVLSIIVLPFLLQALLGIALLDLSNVCHRELEPHPPVQDYHQQQQQPQHPPQQQHAQQHPRPPPSPAHPTDYPYPPYGPRDPPVKRGRTEDGHQPNSTGHASEGMLSTPHHPPTSLPPPPPPPGTYLDNPPRHVNYEDAPSMHPTLGDYRAPSFLPATSVPHQTPYEQHGGYPSIPHEPFYDVYSSSGPAKKKNNRASQACDSCRHLKAKCDEMKPCRTCKEKRVDCKYRDPVPKAADKAQADILECLGSAQTSLNSIISHLGGFDQRLVQIESLLSKRIATSAPETELSVEDEYKRAPASPYVANSGSVDPYYNGAHRDHPSSEPMPLRMMAEDEMEVEPGPPVPPGEPAIPINHTTLAGLLLEWPSIRELTKHHVEREGVRYISEYPISQEQNRGVLIVYGRGEDSHPSRRIREPTDYVNLDMVDDSSNMVSPSPATDWGQLGGLSPPDQVEYKGGVLVDGNPDFSETKVWAYVESFKENILNMHPIIQPKLLDYWVRHFLDNLPASQPRSAKPQTSKPTFAVGGGSQTEEVAGSKRKRSPGPDGSEPPPPAPSRTGRPDRSIHTALVLTVLALGKVCLRRNNVPDVVHPTEPPSHDSPVICNGAIPPRANRCSGPEYPSHSHSSGLPSPKAEAGENPDNCPSIRGMGDSGAGHIPKKNCEVIPGLEYFAYATDILGNHTGAYNNMKNVYANIFAGLYHGQLGRPMESFAFIYMASHKLQAIMRPSLDKMRRIKRNSELIQETEYNQLALTFWTCLQLESDLIAELQLPPSGLLSYEDDMPHPNMSLLQGFDQRILDSYPGQLYLRTHLNRIHRMFYAPEDSAKPCKDKFRNVDLVSDAVSGMHWVAPSFAFREDDPPADDILAARLRAKYWGAQVITYRPFIRQILQFSHSLKNHASSPNFPSVSSEFRQDITAPAIHPKARTHGDIDPQVVELAKKGIKALIESTRAFHGLGDKRPIITQCFRHSSRVQWGNLLILSAAFRDRILRTYVDEELLRTLFHKTIQFLRQSATATSALLTDMHILEGLQRDLFSYDPRPNSSFSSGTSTPGCHTPRPVLMAAQPPMPHQMCVQGHLRSMPHHLQINTSHRQ; from the exons ATGGGTGCAGAGAGGAAAATCAAGATCATCCCCTTGATAACCATGATGTAC CCGGTACTGTCCATCATAGTTCTTCCCTTCCTcctccaagctcttctcgGCATTGCCCTCCTTGACCTGTCTAACGTTTGTCATCGCGAACTAGAGCCCCATCCTCCTGTCCAAGACtatcaccaacagcaacaacagcctcaacacccaccacagcagcagcacgCGCAGCAGCATCCACGTCCGCCGCCATCGCCAGCGCATCCAACGGATTACCCATACCCGCCGTACGGCCCAAGAGATCCTCCCGTAAAACGGGGCCGTACTGAGGATGGACACCAACCTAACTCGACGGGCCATGCGTCTGAAGGGATGTTGTCAACACCACATCACCCGCCGACCTCGCTCCCACCacctcctccgcctcctgGCACATACCTTGATAATCCACCGCGACACGTGAATTATGAAGACGCGCCTTCTATGCATCCGACACTGGGTGACTATCGTGCGCCCAGCTTCCTACCGGCTACTTCCGTACCCCATCAGACGCCCTATGAGCAACATGGAGGTTATCCTTCAATTCCTCACGAACCCTTCTATGATGTCTATTCGTCGTCTGGCCCGgctaagaagaagaacaatCGAGCTTCTCAG GCATGCGACAGCTGTCGGCATCTGAAGGCCAAGTGCGATGAAATGAAACCATGCAGAACTTGCAAGGAAAAGCGAGTGGATTGCAAATACCGCGACCCGGTGCCCAAAGC GGCGGATAAGGCTCAAGCCGACATTCTAGAATGCCTCGGTTCGGCTCAGACTTCGCTGAACTCGATCATATCGCATCTAGGGGGATTTGACCAGAGATTGGTCCAGATTGAGTCCCTTTTGTCCAAGCGTATTGCGACATCAGCTCCCGAGACGGAACTGTCAGTGGAGGACGAATACAAGCGAGCGCCAGCATCGCCTTACGTTGCCAACAGCGGTTCTGTAGACCCGTACTATAATGGCGCCCATCGCGACCACCCATCGTCGGAGCCTATGCCACTGCGTATGATGGCTGAGGACGAGATGGAGGTAGAGCCAGGCCCACCCGTTCCCCCTGGTGAGCCCGCGATTCCCATCAATCATACGACTTTGGCAGGCCTGCTCTTGGAATGGCCTTCCATTCGGGAGCTTACAAAACATCACGTTGAGCGCGAAGGTGTTCGATACATTAGCGAATATCCCATCAGCCAAGAACAGAACAGAGGCGTTCTGATTGTTTATGGCCGAGGTGAAGATTCTCACCCATCGCGACGTATTCGAGAACCGACCGACTATGTTAACTTGGACATGGTGGACGATTCATCCAATATGGTTTCCCCTTCGCCAGCGACTGATTGGGGCCAGCTTGGTGGACTCAGCCCTCCTGATCAAGTGGAATACAAGGGAGGCGTTTTGGTTGATGGCAATCCCGATTTCTCTGAGACGAAAGTGTGGGCGTATGTGGAAAGTTTTAAGGAGAACATTCTCAACATGCACCCTATTATTCAACCTAAGCTTTTGGACTATTGGGTCAGACACTTTCTGGATAACCTCCCAGCATCACAGCCACGTTCAGCAAAACCACAAACATCAAAGCCCACCTTTGCCGTTGGAGGAGGCTCGCAGACGGAAGAAGTTGCAGGCTCAAAGAGAAAACGATCGCCGGGGCCGGATGGCTCCGAGCCACCACCACCCGCGCCATCTCGCACTGGTCGACCAGATCGGTCCATCCACACTGCTCTAGTTCTCACGGTTCTGGCTCTGGGTAAAGTTTGTCTTCGCCGCAATAATGTGCCCGATGTCGTCCATCCTACAGAGCCTCCTTCTCATGACAGCCCAGTCATTTGCAATGGAGCCATCCCACCAAGGGCCAATCGATGCTCTGGCCCAGAATATCCATCGCACTCGCACTCATCAGGTCTTCCCTCACCAAAGGCAGAAGCGGGCGAGAACCCTGACAACTGCCCATCAATTCGTGGCATGGGTGATTCCGGCGCTGGTCACATCCCCAAGAAAAACTGCGAGGTTATTCCTGGCTTAGAGTACTTTGCATATGCTACGGATATCCTTGGCAACCACACTGGCGCTTACAACAACATGAAGAATGTGTACGCCAACATCTTTGCTGGGTTATATCATGGCCAGCTGGGTAGACCAATGGAGAGTTTTGCTTTCATTTACATGGCCAGCCACAAGCTGCAGGCCATTATGCGACC GAGCTTGGACAAAATGAGACGAATCAAGCGAAATAGCGAGCTCATTCAGGAAACCGAGTACAACCAACTTGCTCTCACATTCTGGACTTGCCTGCAGTTAGAAAGTGATCTTATTGCGGAGCTTCAACTCCCTCCATCGGGGTTGCTCTCGTACGAAGATGACATGCCGCACCCCAACATGAGTCTCTTGCAAGGTTTCGACCAGCGTATCCTGGACAGCTACCCAGGACAGCTATATCTGCGAACTCATCTCAACAGAATCCACCGAATGTTCTACGCCCCTGAGGATTCGGCTAAACCATGCAAGGATAAGTTCCGAAATGTCGACCTTGTTTCTGATGCTGTCTCGGGCATGCATTGGGTCGCTCCCAGCTTCGCATTCAGAGAGGATGATCCACCCGCAGACGATATTCTGGCTGCAAGACTGCGGGCAAAGTACTGGGGAGCTCAGGTTATCACTTACCGCCCATTCATCCGACAAATTCTGCAGTTCTCGCACTCCCTCAAGAACCATGCATCAAGCCCCAACTTTCCCAGCGTCAGCTCCGAGTTTCGACAGGATATCACTGCACCTGCCATTCACCCCAAAGCCAGAACGCATGGCGATATCGATCCTCAAGTTGTCGAGTTGGCCAAAAAGGGCATCAAGGCGCTTATCGAGAGCACCCGTGCCTTCCATGGTCTCGGAGACAAAAGGCCGATTATCACCCAATGTTTTCGGCACAGCTCACGCGT GCAATGGGGCAACCTCTTAATCTTATCAGCTGCATTCCGTGACCGAATCCTTCGCACTTACGTGGATGAAGAACTCCTCCGAACACTGTTCCACAAGACGATCCAGTTCTTGCGACAGTCGGCAACAGCAACGAGCGCACTTCTAACGGACATGCATATTCTAGAAGGCCTGCAGAGAGATCTTTTCAGCTATGATCCTCGGCCCAactcgagcttctcgagcgGCACAAGCACACCTGGCTGCCATACTCCAAGGCCTGTTCTCATGGCTGCGCAGCCTCCGATGCCTCATCAAATGTGCGTCCAAGGGCATCTACGATCCATGCCTCACCATTTGCAGATAAACACATCGCACCGGCAGTGA
- a CDS encoding hypothetical protein (At least one base has a quality score < 10), with amino-acid sequence MRRNRSRQDQKRIHLLKHFLLKHFLKHFLKHFLKHFLKHLLKHFLKHLLKHFLKHFLTKHPDNLEYKEWKKKALEDLKSRFCAGEEAITHGEQTAKNLYSHLVGASHPNTDESQGDIEIRFCTSDEDCEKAVIDSKVPIIAENQQPLQWKSDELPIKETFDQWRHDEDLMVYVQPSSRPRLKESYEKRTIREVAEKFLTDGTPKDPWNLLDCRCPFPNVHPKFLVSYHCRLLHFIQDGSLKNKSAQRDAASTVEVWQYKMFEKGMLIGQAGANSDFHIDSNGWGTWITVQQGKLGFLFMANFSKEDREAWRKDRGYNNGKVRY; translated from the exons ATGAGGAGAAACAGATCAAGACAAGACCAGAAGCGTATT CACCTCCTCAAGcacttcctcctcaagcACTTCCTCAAGCACTTCCTCAAGCACTTCCTCAAGCACTTCCTCAAGCACCTCCTCAAGCACTTCCTCAAGCACCTCCTCAAGCACTTCCTCAAGCACTTCCTCACTAAGCACCCTGATAACCTAG AATATAAAGAATGGAAAAAGAAGGCTCTGGAAGATCTCAAGAGCAGATTCTGCGCTGGCGAAGAAGCAATCACCCATGGTGAACAAACTGCCAAGAATCTTTATTCTCATCTGGTTGGCGCTTCACACCCCAACACAGATGAAAGCCAAGGCGATATAGAAATCCGTTTTTGCACCAGCGATGAGGATTGCGAAAAGGCTGTGATCGATAGCAAGGTTCCAATCATCGCTGAAAAtcagcagcctcttcaatGGAAATCAGACGAACTACCTATCAAAGAAACATTCGATCAGTggagacatgatgaagatctcATGGTATATGTGCAGCCCTCAAGCCGTCCCAGACTAAAAGAATCCTACGAAAAGCGCACGATAAGGGAGGTCGCTGAGAAATTTCTAACTGACGGGACGCCCAAGGACCCATGGAATTTGCTAGATTGTCGATGCCCGTTCCCAAACGTTCACCCGAAGTTCCTAGTATCCTATCACTGTCGATTGCTTCATTTCATTCAAGATGGTAGCCTTAAAAACAAATCCGCTCAAAGAGACGCTGCATCAACGGTTGAGGTGTGGCAGTATAAAATGTTTGAGAAAGGCATGCTTATAGGCCAGGCGGGGGCGAATTCCGACTTTCATATTGACAGCAACGGTTGGGGCACCTGGATCACAGTTCAGCAAGGGAAGTTGGGATTTTTGTTCATGGCTAATTTCTCGAAGGAAGACAGAGAGGCTTGGAGAAAGGACCGTGGGTATAATAACGGCAAAGTTCG ATACTAA